In one window of Nocardiopsis aegyptia DNA:
- the araB gene encoding ribulokinase codes for MVIGVDFGTLSGRAVVVRVADGAELGTAVHEYEHGVISDVLPGGTDPLAPETALQSPEDYRQVLRTAVPDAIAAAGVDPADIIGIGTDFTACTVMPVTREGTPLNELPGLADRPHAWPKLWKHHAAQREADDINALAASRGEKWLPRYGGRISSEWQFAKGLQVLREDPETYHRADRWIEAADWIVWELCGEETRNVCTAGYKGIHQDGAWPTTDFLGALDPAFATFAEDKLAHPLSQLGERAGHVTARAAAWTGIPEGVPVAVGNVDAHVTAATAQTTGTGRMLAIMGTSTCHVMNSDVLAEVPGMCGLALGGIAPGMWGYEAGQSGVGDIFAWFADSYVPPEYHERAREAGLSVHDLLSAMAAEAPVGSHGLVALDWHSGNRSVLVDHDLSGVLVGLTLATRPEEVYRALVEATAFGTRTIVEAFEAAGVPVDDFTVGGGMVRNPFVLQVYADVLDRPIRLVASEQSCAVGAAIHAAVAAGAHPDIHAASAAMGGVRADTVDPDPARAAAYDDLFALYTELHDHFGRGGSGSLHRLRALRNAARKGTR; via the coding sequence GTGGTCATCGGGGTGGACTTCGGCACCCTCTCCGGCCGCGCCGTCGTCGTCCGCGTGGCCGACGGGGCCGAACTGGGCACCGCCGTTCACGAGTACGAGCACGGCGTCATCTCCGACGTCCTGCCCGGCGGCACCGACCCCCTCGCGCCCGAGACCGCCCTACAGTCCCCCGAGGACTACCGGCAGGTGCTGCGCACCGCCGTCCCCGACGCCATCGCCGCCGCCGGCGTCGACCCGGCCGACATCATCGGCATCGGCACCGACTTCACCGCCTGCACCGTCATGCCCGTCACCCGCGAGGGCACCCCCCTCAACGAGCTGCCCGGACTCGCGGACCGGCCGCACGCCTGGCCCAAGCTCTGGAAGCACCACGCCGCCCAGCGCGAGGCCGACGACATCAACGCCCTGGCCGCCTCCCGCGGCGAGAAGTGGCTGCCCCGCTACGGCGGCCGCATCTCCTCCGAGTGGCAGTTCGCCAAGGGCCTGCAGGTCCTGCGCGAGGACCCCGAGACCTACCACCGCGCCGACCGGTGGATCGAGGCCGCCGACTGGATCGTGTGGGAGCTGTGCGGGGAGGAGACCCGCAACGTCTGCACCGCCGGGTACAAGGGCATCCACCAGGACGGCGCCTGGCCCACCACGGACTTCCTGGGCGCCCTCGACCCCGCCTTCGCCACCTTCGCCGAGGACAAGCTCGCCCACCCCCTCTCCCAGCTCGGCGAGCGCGCCGGGCACGTCACCGCCCGCGCCGCCGCCTGGACCGGGATCCCCGAGGGCGTCCCGGTGGCCGTCGGCAACGTCGACGCCCACGTCACCGCCGCCACCGCCCAGACCACCGGGACCGGCCGGATGCTCGCCATCATGGGCACCAGCACCTGCCACGTGATGAACTCCGACGTCCTGGCCGAGGTGCCCGGCATGTGCGGGCTCGCCCTGGGCGGCATCGCCCCCGGCATGTGGGGCTACGAGGCCGGACAGAGCGGCGTCGGCGACATCTTCGCCTGGTTCGCCGACTCCTACGTCCCGCCGGAGTACCACGAGCGGGCCCGCGAAGCCGGACTGTCCGTCCACGACCTCCTCTCGGCCATGGCCGCGGAGGCGCCCGTGGGCTCCCACGGCCTCGTCGCCCTGGACTGGCACAGCGGCAACCGCTCGGTCCTGGTCGACCACGACCTGTCCGGGGTGCTGGTCGGCCTCACCCTGGCCACCCGCCCCGAGGAGGTCTACCGCGCCCTGGTCGAGGCCACGGCCTTCGGCACCCGCACCATCGTCGAGGCCTTCGAGGCCGCCGGGGTCCCGGTCGACGACTTCACCGTCGGCGGCGGCATGGTCCGCAACCCCTTCGTCCTCCAGGTCTACGCCGACGTGCTCGACCGGCCGATCCGGCTCGTGGCCTCCGAACAGAGCTGTGCCGTGGGCGCCGCCATCCACGCGGCGGTCGCGGCCGGGGCCCACCCCGACATCCACGCCGCCTCCGCGGCCATGGGCGGCGTCCGCGCGGACACCGTCGACCCCGACCCCGCGCGCGCCGCCGCCTACGACGACCTCTTCGCCCTCTACACCGAACTGCACGACCACTTCGGCCGCGGCGGGAGCGGGAGCCTGCACCGGCTGCGCGCCCTCCGCAACGCCGCCCGGAAGGGAACACGATGA
- a CDS encoding LacI family DNA-binding transcriptional regulator, with protein MADVARLAGVSHQTVSRVVNGHPNVRAETTARVQRAIDELGYHRNSTARALVTRRTNVLGVIAFDTTLFGPAQTLAGIERAAREAGYFLSIVSLDDVSPAGVAEAVDYLIQQSVEGCIAIAPQRALVKALASVPGPRPLVAVEGGEGSGLPVVCVDQAQGAHDAVRHLIDLGHRTVHHISGDPEWLEAESRVAGWRRALGEAGATAPEPLVGDWSPRSGYEKGRRLVQRRATGEPVTAVFVANDQMAIGLLRALGEAGIRVPEDISVVGFDDVPEAEFLAPPLTTVAQDFAQVGRVSLRVLLDELGAGERSVAEDAPPGAPPDPAPRLIVPARLRVRQSSGPAPVPHR; from the coding sequence ATGGCCGACGTCGCGCGCCTGGCCGGCGTCTCGCACCAGACCGTGTCCCGGGTCGTCAACGGCCACCCGAACGTGCGCGCCGAGACGACGGCCCGCGTGCAGCGGGCCATCGACGAGCTCGGCTACCACCGCAACTCGACCGCGCGCGCCCTGGTCACCCGCCGGACCAACGTGCTGGGGGTCATCGCCTTCGACACCACCCTGTTCGGCCCGGCCCAGACCCTGGCCGGCATCGAGCGGGCCGCCCGCGAGGCCGGGTACTTCCTGAGCATCGTCAGCCTGGACGACGTCAGCCCCGCCGGCGTCGCCGAGGCCGTCGACTACCTCATCCAGCAGTCCGTCGAGGGCTGCATCGCCATCGCCCCGCAGCGGGCGCTGGTGAAGGCCCTGGCGTCCGTGCCGGGCCCGCGCCCCCTGGTGGCGGTCGAGGGCGGCGAGGGGTCGGGGCTGCCGGTCGTGTGCGTCGACCAGGCCCAGGGCGCGCACGACGCCGTCCGCCACCTCATCGACCTGGGACACCGCACCGTCCACCACATCTCCGGCGACCCGGAGTGGCTGGAGGCCGAGTCCCGCGTGGCCGGCTGGCGCCGGGCCCTGGGCGAGGCCGGGGCCACCGCGCCGGAACCGCTCGTCGGCGACTGGAGTCCGCGCTCGGGCTACGAGAAGGGCCGGCGCCTGGTGCAGCGGCGCGCCACGGGCGAGCCGGTCACCGCGGTGTTCGTGGCCAACGACCAGATGGCGATCGGCCTCCTGCGCGCCCTCGGCGAGGCCGGGATCCGGGTCCCGGAGGACATCAGCGTCGTCGGGTTCGACGACGTCCCCGAGGCCGAGTTCCTCGCCCCGCCCCTGACCACCGTCGCCCAGGACTTCGCCCAGGTGGGCCGGGTGAGCCTGCGCGTGCTGCTCGACGAACTGGGCGCGGGGGAGCGGAGCGTCGCCGAGGACGCCCCTCCCGGCGCCCCGCCGGATCCGGCCCCCCGGCTCATCGTGCCCGCGCGGCTGCGGGTGCGCCAGAGCAGCGGACCGGCCCCGGTTCCCCACCGCTGA
- a CDS encoding deoxyguanosinetriphosphate triphosphohydrolase, which yields MTSGPADEGQVPGYQAGDTERMAGERRKNRARGPFERDRARVLHSSALRRLAAKTQVVQPGVSDFPRTRLTHSLECAQIGRELGQALGCDPDLVEAACLSHDLGHPPFGHNGERALDEAAAACGGFEGNAQSLRLLVRLEGKVIDPEGRSAGLNLTRATLDATVKYPWRRGEGGDTHKFNCYPDDTEVFEWLREGAPAGRTCFEAQVMDWSDDVAYSVHDVEDALHAGLVRMAALRSPVERAEVVRVAAASYCSAEPAELDEVFTDLLAAPVWPAEFTGDVASLAALKNLTSEFIGRFCRAAEGATRAVHGPGRLTRYGADLIVPRRALLECALLKAVAAHFVMSREEALAYQVEERRTVTELVEALWKGAPGELDPQFAEAFTAAEDDAAALRAVVDQVASLSDTSATALHSRLLG from the coding sequence ATGACGAGCGGTCCCGCAGACGAAGGCCAGGTCCCCGGCTACCAGGCCGGGGACACCGAGCGCATGGCCGGCGAACGGCGCAAGAACCGCGCCCGGGGGCCCTTCGAGCGCGACCGCGCCCGGGTCCTGCACAGCTCGGCGCTGCGTCGCCTGGCCGCCAAGACCCAGGTGGTGCAGCCGGGGGTGAGCGACTTCCCGCGCACGCGGCTCACGCACTCCCTGGAGTGCGCGCAGATCGGTCGCGAGCTCGGCCAGGCACTGGGATGCGACCCCGACCTGGTCGAGGCCGCGTGCCTGTCGCACGACCTCGGCCACCCCCCGTTCGGGCACAACGGGGAGCGGGCGCTGGACGAGGCGGCGGCCGCCTGCGGGGGCTTCGAGGGCAACGCCCAGAGCCTGCGCCTGCTCGTGCGCCTGGAGGGCAAGGTCATCGACCCGGAGGGGCGCAGCGCCGGGCTCAACCTCACGCGCGCCACCCTCGACGCCACCGTGAAGTACCCCTGGCGCCGGGGCGAGGGCGGCGACACCCACAAGTTCAACTGCTACCCCGACGACACCGAGGTCTTCGAGTGGCTGCGCGAGGGCGCGCCCGCGGGGCGCACCTGCTTCGAGGCCCAGGTCATGGACTGGTCCGACGACGTCGCCTACTCCGTCCACGACGTCGAGGACGCCCTGCACGCCGGGCTCGTGCGCATGGCCGCCCTGCGCAGCCCCGTCGAGCGGGCCGAGGTCGTGCGGGTGGCCGCCGCCTCCTACTGCTCCGCCGAGCCCGCGGAACTGGACGAGGTGTTCACCGATCTGCTGGCCGCGCCCGTGTGGCCCGCCGAGTTCACCGGGGACGTCGCCTCGCTCGCCGCGCTGAAGAACCTCACCAGCGAGTTCATCGGCCGCTTCTGCCGGGCCGCCGAGGGAGCCACGCGTGCCGTCCACGGCCCCGGCCGCCTGACGCGCTACGGCGCCGACCTCATCGTTCCGCGCCGGGCCCTGCTGGAGTGCGCGCTGCTCAAGGCGGTGGCCGCCCACTTCGTGATGTCGCGCGAGGAGGCCCTGGCCTACCAGGTCGAGGAGCGGCGGACCGTCACCGAGCTGGTGGAGGCGCTCTGGAAGGGCGCTCCCGGCGAGCTGGACCCCCAGTTCGCCGAGGCCTTCACCGCCGCCGAGGACGACGCCGCGGCCCTGCGCGCGGTCGTGGACCAGGTCGCCTCGCTCTCCGACACCTCCGCCACGGCGCTGCACTCCCGCCTCCTGGGCTGA
- a CDS encoding YdcF family protein produces MRVTGDGHGDEPWEGPAGASTDDEATRVFTRGDHAPTATADGSEATRAFTRDPDAGTTRAFSRDEFPPRPEAPAADDPSAAAQGADEGAETSFTRRFVRERHPSRGRVPRGGPRTVPDPPADPESAPDPDLDFGPGPDPESRPERAARPRRRRPRRRVRKRWILTLLLLAALAVPPGTWGWVWYTARQDDRTPSDAIVVLGASQYNGVPSPVFEARLRQAQELYLEGVAPVIVTVGGKLPDDNFTEAASGRNWLVEVGVPADAVVAVEEGSDTLQSFAAVSEVFDANGWETAILVSDPWHSLRSQVMAEDFGIEAGASPARSGPAVIERRTQLWYITRETASLWYYWIFNDSSDIQVNAA; encoded by the coding sequence GTGCGAGTGACAGGCGACGGTCACGGCGACGAGCCGTGGGAGGGCCCGGCCGGTGCCTCCACCGATGACGAGGCCACCCGGGTGTTCACCCGCGGCGACCACGCACCGACCGCGACCGCGGACGGGAGCGAGGCCACCAGGGCCTTCACCCGCGATCCCGACGCCGGGACCACCCGTGCGTTCTCCCGCGACGAGTTCCCGCCGCGTCCGGAGGCGCCGGCTGCGGACGACCCGTCCGCCGCCGCCCAGGGTGCCGACGAGGGCGCGGAGACCTCCTTCACCCGCCGCTTCGTCCGCGAGCGCCACCCGTCCCGCGGGCGGGTGCCGCGCGGCGGGCCGCGCACCGTTCCCGACCCCCCGGCCGACCCCGAGTCCGCCCCGGACCCCGACCTCGACTTCGGACCCGGTCCGGACCCCGAGTCCCGGCCGGAGCGCGCCGCGCGCCCCCGGCGCCGACGCCCGCGCCGCCGCGTCCGCAAGCGCTGGATCCTCACCCTCCTGTTGCTCGCGGCCCTGGCCGTCCCCCCGGGGACATGGGGCTGGGTCTGGTACACCGCGCGCCAGGACGACCGCACCCCCTCCGACGCCATCGTGGTCCTCGGCGCCAGCCAGTACAACGGCGTGCCCTCACCGGTGTTCGAGGCCCGCCTGCGCCAGGCCCAGGAGCTCTACCTCGAAGGCGTGGCCCCGGTCATCGTCACGGTCGGCGGCAAGCTGCCGGACGACAACTTCACCGAGGCCGCGTCCGGCCGCAACTGGCTGGTGGAGGTGGGCGTGCCCGCCGACGCCGTCGTCGCGGTGGAGGAGGGCAGCGACACCCTGCAGAGCTTCGCCGCCGTCTCGGAGGTGTTCGACGCCAACGGCTGGGAGACCGCCATCCTGGTCTCCGACCCCTGGCACAGCCTGCGCTCCCAGGTGATGGCGGAGGACTTCGGCATCGAGGCGGGCGCCTCGCCCGCGCGCTCGGGGCCCGCCGTCATCGAGCGCCGCACGCAGCTGTGGTACATCACCCGCGAGACCGCGTCCCTCTGGTACTACTGGATCTTCAACGACAGCAGCGACATCCAGGTGAACGCCGCCTGA
- the ppdK gene encoding pyruvate, phosphate dikinase, with protein sequence MAKYVYNFTEGSKDQKDLLGGKGANLAEMTNLGLPVPPGFTITTKACRHYLENGSVPAGLDAEIEANLEELEKAMGRRLGQPDDPLLVSVRSGARFSMPGMMETVLNIGLNDESVVGLAAQGGDERFAWDSYRRLIQMFGKTVQDIDGELFEDAIDEAKAAKGITDDLDLDAADFRDLVARFKDIVQEQTGRPFPTDPREQMTLAVKAVFDSWNAPRAVLYRRQERIPSDLGTAVNICSMVFGNLGMDSGTGVAFTRDPASGQQGVYGDYLQNAQGEDVVAGIRNTVPLADLEKIDARSYQELMGIMETLENHYRDLCDIEFTIERGKLWMLQTRVGKRTAAAAFRIADQLVDQGMITLDEAVQRVTGDQLAQLMFPRFDDRAATDPDVRRVGRGMNASPGAAVGKAVFDSYTAVKWSRSGEKVILCRRETNPDDLEGMIAAEGILTSRGGKTSHAAVVARGMGKTCVCGAEELDIDTKNRRMTGPGGEVVEEGDVISIDGTSGQVYLGEVPVVDSPVVRYFEGEIDPASDQADDLVRAVDRLMHYVDAARRMYVRANADTPEDAARARRMGAQGIGLCRTEHMFLGDRRQLVERLILADTEEEQGEALGALLPLQREDFNGILGAMDGLPVTVRLLDPPLHEFLPDITELSVRVAVAEARGESHENDLRVLQAVHKLHEQNPMLGLRGVRLGLVVPGLFTMQVRAIAQAAVDRIREGGRPRPEIMIPLVGTVQELEIIRDDALRVLREVGEENGLELDFPVGTMIELPRAALTAGQIAEHAAFFSFGTNDLTQTVWGFSRDDVEASFFSAYLEKGVFGVSPFESLDVDGVGRLIRIAVEEGRAARPGIKLGVCGEHGGDPASVHFFHEVGLDYVSCSPFRVPVARLEAGRAAGRASA encoded by the coding sequence GTGGCCAAGTACGTGTACAACTTCACCGAGGGCAGCAAGGACCAGAAGGATCTCCTCGGCGGAAAGGGGGCCAACCTCGCCGAGATGACCAACCTCGGTCTGCCGGTGCCCCCCGGTTTCACGATCACCACGAAGGCGTGCCGGCACTACCTGGAGAACGGCAGCGTCCCGGCCGGTCTCGACGCCGAGATCGAGGCGAACCTGGAGGAGCTGGAGAAGGCCATGGGCCGCCGGCTCGGCCAGCCCGACGACCCGCTCCTGGTGAGCGTACGGTCGGGCGCCAGATTCTCCATGCCCGGCATGATGGAGACCGTCCTCAACATCGGCCTCAACGACGAGTCGGTCGTCGGGCTGGCCGCCCAGGGCGGTGACGAGCGCTTCGCGTGGGACTCCTACCGCCGCCTCATCCAGATGTTCGGCAAGACCGTCCAGGACATCGACGGCGAGCTCTTCGAGGACGCCATCGACGAGGCCAAGGCCGCCAAGGGCATCACCGACGACCTCGACCTCGACGCCGCGGACTTCCGCGACCTCGTCGCCCGCTTCAAGGACATCGTCCAGGAGCAGACCGGCCGTCCCTTCCCCACCGACCCCCGCGAGCAGATGACCCTCGCCGTCAAGGCGGTCTTCGACTCCTGGAACGCCCCTCGCGCGGTGCTCTACCGCCGCCAGGAGCGCATCCCCTCGGACCTGGGCACCGCGGTCAACATCTGCTCCATGGTCTTCGGCAACCTCGGCATGGACTCCGGCACCGGTGTCGCCTTCACCCGCGACCCCGCCTCCGGCCAGCAGGGCGTGTACGGCGACTACCTCCAGAACGCCCAGGGCGAGGACGTGGTGGCCGGTATCCGCAACACCGTCCCGCTCGCCGACCTGGAGAAGATCGACGCCCGCAGCTACCAGGAGCTGATGGGCATCATGGAGACCCTGGAGAACCACTACCGCGACCTGTGCGACATCGAGTTCACGATCGAGCGCGGCAAGCTGTGGATGCTCCAGACCCGCGTGGGCAAGCGCACCGCGGCCGCCGCCTTCCGCATCGCCGACCAGCTCGTCGACCAGGGCATGATCACCCTCGACGAGGCCGTGCAGCGCGTCACCGGCGACCAGCTCGCGCAGCTGATGTTCCCCCGTTTCGACGACCGCGCGGCCACCGACCCCGACGTCCGCCGGGTCGGCCGCGGCATGAACGCCTCGCCCGGGGCCGCGGTCGGCAAGGCCGTCTTCGACTCCTACACCGCCGTCAAGTGGTCCCGCAGCGGGGAGAAGGTCATCCTCTGCCGCAGGGAGACCAACCCCGACGACCTGGAGGGCATGATCGCCGCGGAGGGCATCCTCACCAGTCGCGGCGGCAAGACCTCGCACGCGGCCGTGGTCGCCCGCGGCATGGGCAAGACCTGCGTGTGCGGTGCCGAGGAGCTCGACATCGACACCAAGAACCGGCGGATGACCGGGCCCGGCGGCGAGGTGGTCGAGGAGGGCGACGTCATCTCCATCGACGGCACCAGCGGCCAGGTCTACCTCGGCGAGGTCCCCGTCGTCGACTCCCCGGTCGTGCGCTACTTCGAGGGCGAGATCGACCCCGCCTCGGACCAGGCCGACGACCTCGTGCGCGCCGTGGACCGGCTGATGCACTACGTGGACGCCGCCCGCCGCATGTACGTGCGCGCCAACGCCGACACCCCCGAGGACGCCGCGCGCGCCCGCCGCATGGGCGCCCAGGGCATCGGCTTGTGCCGGACCGAGCACATGTTCCTCGGCGATCGCCGCCAGCTGGTCGAGCGGCTCATCCTCGCTGACACCGAGGAGGAGCAGGGCGAGGCGCTCGGTGCCCTGCTGCCCCTCCAGCGCGAGGACTTCAACGGCATCCTGGGCGCCATGGACGGCCTCCCGGTCACCGTGCGCCTGCTGGACCCGCCGCTGCACGAGTTCCTGCCCGACATCACCGAGCTGTCGGTGCGCGTGGCCGTGGCCGAGGCGCGCGGCGAGAGCCACGAGAACGACCTGCGCGTGCTCCAGGCCGTGCACAAGCTGCACGAGCAGAACCCGATGCTGGGGCTGCGCGGCGTGCGCCTCGGGCTGGTCGTCCCCGGCCTGTTCACGATGCAGGTGCGCGCCATCGCCCAGGCCGCGGTGGACCGGATCAGGGAGGGCGGCCGTCCCCGCCCGGAGATCATGATCCCGCTGGTGGGCACGGTGCAGGAGCTCGAGATCATCCGCGACGACGCGCTGCGCGTCCTGCGCGAGGTGGGGGAGGAGAACGGCCTCGAACTGGACTTCCCGGTCGGCACCATGATCGAGCTGCCCCGCGCGGCGCTCACCGCCGGGCAGATCGCCGAGCACGCCGCGTTCTTCTCCTTCGGCACCAACGACCTCACCCAGACCGTGTGGGGCTTCTCCCGCGACGACGTGGAGGCCTCGTTCTTCTCCGCCTACCTGGAGAAGGGCGTCTTCGGGGTCTCGCCGTTCGAGTCGCTGGACGTCGACGGCGTCGGCCGCCTCATCCGCATCGCGGTCGAGGAGGGACGGGCCGCGCGCCCGGGGATCAAGCTCGGCGTGTGCGGTGAGCACGGCGGCGACCCGGCCTCGGTGCACTTCTTCCACGAGGTGGGGCTGGACTACGTGTCCTGCTCGCCGTTCCGAGTACCGGTGGCGCGTCTGGAGGCCGGCCGGGCCGCGGGCCGCGCCTCCGCCTGA
- the trhA gene encoding PAQR family membrane homeostasis protein TrhA, with translation MPEEQQHQGETVRTRARGAAEDLLEAVKPRLRGWLHLGTAPLALAAGIVLVCLSPTLPAMAASAVYALSSVLLFSTSAVYHVGRWSPRAQKVLRRMDHSNIYLIIAGTYTPFVILVLDGALRTAMLAVIWGGATAGVAFKLLWLNAPRWLSTALYLAIGWVAVLFIPDLVGGTHPATWILILVGGVLYSVGAVVYGLKRPNPAPRWFGFHEIFHSLTIAAFVCHYVAVSFVVYTAT, from the coding sequence GTGCCGGAGGAGCAGCAACACCAGGGCGAGACGGTGAGGACCCGGGCGCGCGGAGCCGCCGAGGACCTCCTGGAGGCGGTCAAGCCCCGGCTGCGCGGGTGGTTGCACCTGGGGACGGCGCCGCTGGCCCTGGCCGCGGGCATCGTCCTGGTGTGCCTGTCGCCCACCCTGCCGGCGATGGCCGCGAGCGCGGTGTACGCGCTCAGTTCGGTGCTGCTGTTCAGCACCTCGGCCGTCTACCACGTGGGCCGCTGGTCGCCCCGGGCGCAGAAGGTCCTGCGCCGCATGGACCACTCCAACATCTACCTCATCATCGCGGGCACCTACACGCCCTTCGTCATCCTCGTCCTGGACGGCGCGCTGCGCACGGCGATGCTCGCGGTGATCTGGGGCGGCGCCACGGCGGGCGTGGCCTTCAAGCTGCTGTGGCTCAACGCGCCCCGGTGGCTGTCGACGGCGCTGTACCTGGCCATCGGATGGGTCGCGGTGCTGTTCATCCCCGACCTTGTCGGCGGCACGCACCCGGCGACGTGGATCCTCATCCTGGTCGGCGGCGTGCTCTACAGCGTGGGCGCGGTGGTCTACGGCCTCAAGCGGCCCAACCCCGCGCCGCGGTGGTTCGGCTTCCACGAGATCTTCCACTCGCTGACCATCGCGGCGTTCGTCTGCCACTATGTCGCGGTCTCCTTCGTGGTCTACACGGCGACCTGA
- a CDS encoding DUF6196 family protein produces MVSISQELPIESEARLRQVLRDTDIEHLPGDWCFRRFTGAPPPEALATVRDADGWCALTPADGGAAEPFGLTLSTFPPGIDNSGYIGWVSTTVKERTGSGVFVVCGDNPRRGGVFDYLGYPAEAADAVRAVLDDLRRPPSQDGADLDLRVFEVAETSEASAVSADTRFEFRERDGRVEARYSGGTVDQGFLVGRREDGRVSTAYTQMDTAGHARTGTAVMRLTGDDGGGLLLVEDYTWSDGTAGRNVLRAVGRGRAR; encoded by the coding sequence ATGGTCTCCATCTCCCAAGAACTCCCGATCGAGTCCGAAGCCCGCCTCCGGCAGGTGCTGCGCGACACCGACATCGAACACCTGCCGGGCGACTGGTGCTTCCGGCGCTTCACCGGGGCGCCGCCGCCGGAGGCCCTGGCCACGGTCAGGGACGCCGACGGATGGTGCGCCCTCACGCCCGCCGACGGCGGCGCCGCCGAACCGTTCGGCCTCACCCTGAGCACGTTCCCGCCCGGGATCGACAACAGCGGCTACATCGGGTGGGTGTCGACCACCGTCAAGGAGCGCACCGGCAGCGGCGTGTTCGTCGTGTGCGGCGACAACCCCCGCCGCGGCGGCGTCTTCGACTACCTCGGCTACCCCGCGGAGGCCGCGGACGCCGTCCGCGCCGTGCTCGACGACCTGCGACGGCCGCCGTCGCAGGACGGGGCCGACCTGGACCTGCGGGTGTTCGAGGTGGCCGAGACCTCCGAGGCGAGCGCGGTCTCGGCGGACACGCGGTTCGAGTTCCGCGAACGGGACGGCCGCGTCGAGGCGCGCTACTCCGGCGGCACCGTCGACCAGGGTTTCCTCGTCGGCCGCCGCGAGGACGGCCGCGTCAGCACGGCCTACACCCAGATGGACACCGCCGGGCACGCACGGACGGGAACGGCCGTCATGCGCCTGACCGGCGATGACGGCGGCGGCCTGCTGCTGGTCGAGGACTACACGTGGTCGGACGGGACGGCGGGCCGCAACGTCCTGCGGGCGGTGGGGCGCGGCCGTGCCCGCTGA
- a CDS encoding CGNR zinc finger domain-containing protein, with amino-acid sequence MPAEPVAVAFANTRSSRHRDRIETLDRWRAWSDARDGLRTVGRAVDADGLADLRAVRDDVQELLRGAARGREPDPGAAERLLRLARASAPFGLGWRADRYELTVPEHGTPAAAVAHHLAGAAVGLLVTGPPLAVCRGEDCLKVFVATRADRRWCDSAACGNRARVRSHQRRRSGQDG; translated from the coding sequence GTGCCCGCTGAACCCGTGGCCGTCGCGTTCGCGAACACCCGCTCCTCCCGGCACCGCGACCGCATCGAGACGCTCGACCGGTGGCGCGCCTGGTCCGACGCCCGGGACGGCCTCAGAACCGTGGGACGCGCCGTCGACGCCGACGGACTGGCCGACCTGCGCGCGGTACGGGACGACGTGCAGGAGCTGCTGCGCGGCGCCGCCCGGGGGCGCGAACCCGACCCCGGGGCGGCCGAACGGCTGCTGCGGCTCGCCCGCGCGTCCGCGCCCTTCGGCCTCGGATGGCGCGCGGACCGGTACGAGCTGACGGTGCCCGAGCACGGGACGCCGGCCGCGGCCGTCGCCCACCACCTGGCAGGCGCCGCGGTCGGCCTCCTGGTGACCGGGCCGCCCCTCGCGGTGTGCCGGGGCGAGGACTGCCTCAAGGTCTTTGTGGCGACCCGGGCGGACCGCCGCTGGTGCGACAGCGCCGCCTGCGGCAACCGCGCGCGGGTCCGTTCGCACCAGCGGAGGCGGAGCGGCCAGGACGGGTGA